Below is a genomic region from Flavobacterium ginsengisoli.
TACATACAATTCAACCTTTGGAACACCTCTTTTCATCCAATCATATTCGTTGGAAAACAAATAAACCCAATCGCTCATAAAAACAGAATGGAGCAACGTAAACATATAAACAAATGGCGCATAATAAGCCTGGTATTTATGTTTTGGTTTCCAAGGATGGGTTGGGCTTAATCTTAAAAAGGGATTTTTATCAATATCTACATCGCTTCCTTCTACATTTGCATACAAATGATGTGAACGAATATGTCTCAATCCCCAAAGCAATGGATCGATACCGACGGTAAGAAAACTAAAAAAATGCAATACCGAGTTTATTTTTTTGTTTTTGAATGCCGTATTGTGAGAAGCATCATGTCCAAAACTGAATCCTATCAATAATCCTGATAATTGAAAAACAACATACAGAAGCCAAAAACTTATTTTATTTATGGATTCACAAAAGAGCAATGAATAGGAGAAATAACAAATCAATGTCCAGAATAATCCTTTAAACCAAAATCTGAAATCTCCGTAAGAAATATTTTTACCTTGAAGTTTT
It encodes:
- a CDS encoding fatty acid desaturase family protein, which produces MIGFSFGHDASHNTAFKNKKINSVLHFFSFLTVGIDPLLWGLRHIRSHHLYANVEGSDVDIDKNPFLRLSPTHPWKPKHKYQAYYAPFVYMFTLLHSVFMSDWVYLFSNEYDWMKRGVPKVELYVRFILYKIFYFSLVLLFPILYCGFSWSFIVLSYFTASAFTSMVFIIMLVGTHFFDGADYPQPEGEFLEHTWAVHQLHTSCDWNADKSWARFLSGGSNCHASSPSFS